The DNA sequence GTAGCTGCAACCCCACCAACAGTCACTCAAATTCTTGGCAAGTAGGACAAGTTTAATAATCCAATTCTTAACCAAATTCATATCCAAAACAGAGTTCATGACCCTTAACTCAATCCATTTTCAATGGAAACTGACCCAAcatttcttcttctccaaatcttcaaactcCCATATTCCAAAGCTCAGGATTTCCAAAATCTCTCAAAGCAGAACaacaacttaattaattaatcccaACATCCAAACAACAGTCAAACTCATAACTCAAAGGCCTGCATTCCTTACCCATTTTCAGTTCTGCCGAGACCACACTCTTCACCCTGTATCGCACCCATTTCCCATTTCAATCAAAACTGACCCAGGAGCTTCTTCTCTCCAGAAATCCCAAATTCGCAGACTCCACAAAACCTCACATTGCAAATCGAACAACACAAATTAGAGTTTTCAATCTAAATTAAATTGGAGGCCTCAACCAAGAATAGGGCGACGCAAATTACCTAATAGAGATAGTCTGAAGGCTCAACGACTGTGAGCGGTGAAGCCACGGTGGTCTACGGGCGTGCGGCGGCGCATGCGGCACCTATGGTCAAAGTTAGAGGTTGGGGCCATGGGGGTGCGGCGGCGCATGCGGCACCTATGGTCAAAGTTAGAGGTTGGGGCCATGGGGTTTTGGCGATTGACGCGACGCTGATCCTATTTCTGGAGGTAGTATTGCTCAGGCGAGGCCGGAGGACGGTGAATAGATCTCAACAGAAGAAGAGATTCCAACGGCGCTCATGTAGCCTTATCCAGCTTCGGTGGATGGCTAGACTTCTGGGTTTTCCTCCTCCATGTCCACTGAGCGAAGAAATAGAGGCGGTGTGGCGAGATTATGGTCGGAATTCAATGAAAGATGATCTACAGTGGTTTCGTAGCTTCGGGAATCGCGTGTGAAGGTTGGGGTTGATGCATGGCGGTAATTCCAGGTGGGTGTTGGTCGGGTTTAGGTGCGGCGTCGACTGGTGGAAGCGGTGTgatgagatggtggccggagctggagtctccggtggtggcagagggaagaagaagagagaaagaggtcgtggagagagaggagaggacgcggccgagagaggagagaggttcTAGGGTTTTCACACTCAAGGTTTTCTATTTATACCCATCTGCATGAAATGCCCATTTTACCCTTGCGACGAATTACGATACTTCTCTAACTAATTGCTTTCGGTTTTGagctcgtaacttttctttAATTCGTTTTTCATCGGAAACTTCCTAAATTAATTCTTGATCTCGTTCTAGGCCAAAAACTCAATTTCGTTAAAACTAAAAATTCAAATCTTCACTACAACTCAATTTGCCTTCCTTTCAAATTTGCTTCGACGATCTTTTGCTCCAATGAACTTTagtaaccttctaggcccaaaatGAAGAACTCTAgcccaaacttaaattataaggcccaataggtggtctcgacacCCAAGACAATTTCCGAAATcgatttcttcacttaaatcactctgcgaaaatcttattggcgGAAATTGCcttttaaaaattaaacaaaattttcaggggctcacaGTACTAGTGAGGAGATTGGTCGGGATATTGGTTGTTTTAGGGAATTTGGCCCTACGAGGAATTTCTCCGTTGCGGGTGTATGGGAGAAAAATCAAATTTGGGATCCTGGTTATGTTTCTTCCCTATCACGGGGAAGGTGGAGCTGTTGCGATGGTGATCGAGTTGGCTCTTTGGTGGTTGCCGCGGACGGTGGAGGACGGAATGGTTCCCAATCTGGGAGTCTGTGGATGTTCGGTGGTGTATGGTTCCCAATAttgggttcttgttcttgttttagaaTATGAGTCTCATGGTACTCTGAGAAGCGATTCTTTTTGTCGACCCcttaggggtgtttcgtttttgtacagttttgctgaatctatataataGGCTGagctcttttgaaaaaaaataaaaattaaaaaactcgTTAAAACCAAAAATTTAGAGAATACATTGAGGTCATTGACAGTCAAGAATTATGGACTCTACCCTTGACATGCTTGACCTTCttcataaacatttttttttgtccaaTGTGGGTCGTCCTGGTCGGTGGTAGGAACGGGGGATGACGAGTCCTCCAAAGTCCAATTACAAAGCTCTTCGCATAAATTTTTTTGTGACAGCTTCTTCTTCAAGGTAGAATTCCAGTAGTTTTTAACTTGATTTTCAGTTCTGCCTGGTATCCTTCTGGCTATCAATGACCATCTGCACAGTAATTAAAGTATAAATTGTCATCAAAAACATCTATTATTGTTTAGGGATATATTCACAAATTGTGTATAAACTTTAggcatttctacactttggtgtatcaactttcataactataagaatggtgtatcaagtttgctccaatctttcattttggtgtacgccgttaaattttccgttatctttgcaaaaaaaaaaaacaaatttaacggcgtacatcaaaatgaaagattggagcaaacttgatacatcATTCTGATAattatgaaagttggtacaccaaaatATAGAAATGCCTAAacttcatacaccatttgtgatgttttccctaTTGTTTATACAGAAGAAATCATAACTATCAAGGGGCTCTACACATATATTACCTGTTGCCCAAGAGTTTATGGAGCCTGATGAGAAGATCTTCTTCGTATTCTGTAATACTACTTGTGTTGATATCAGGCCTCAGATAATTCAACCATCTAAGTCTAACACTGTTTCCGGATCTCTTCAGACCTGCACACCCCATCCTCAGCCATATATTAATCTGGGCATCTTCTGACATGCAGTGCATGCATGAAGTTATCATTTTTATACTACAGAATCTATTAAGAAAAAGTGTTCAATATCGAGTCGAACTGAACAGAGTGgtaatcaaaattgaacaaaaaCAGAGAACACTCGCCAGTTTCCTTAGATAGCTTGTCCCATTTGCCTGCACCGTGGTTTTTGACGTAGTCTTTCACAATCTGGTCTTCAAAAGCAGTCCAGGCAACCTTCTTCCTTCCATGCTTATCACGTGGACAATGACTCCTGcttcccatctctctctctctctcggatcTGATAAGTCAAGCTTCTGAAACGAATGCCACGGATGCTGGATATATAGAGATGATTCTGATTGCAGGAGAAATCGATCTTAACGTACAGTTATATATATGTGGGTAGCGTTATCTTAACAGGTACTATTACCATGTACCTGCAATTTGTTTGTCTGTGCGATGCTAGCTAATGAATGTACCTGCGAATTAATTAGGATGATCTAGTCTAGCGTTAGTTGAGTCAAATATTTGGTATACAAAAAACTTGACCATATTATTTTTACACATTCATTTTACTATATAAATTTCTGATCTAAAGcatttttttctgaaaattcatAACATAGACAGTATATTTTTCCCCttgtaattaaataaaaatgaaaatctaGTTACTATAACAATCCAGTGAAATCATGATTTTTTATactagagaaattttaaatacacacctctaattacttaatatacatccctattattttatattttaaatcaaATTTCATAGGTAAGTTAAATGTCCAAAATGGACATCTAtatattagaagaagaaaaaaattcaatcacTCCTATATTCTTTTTTACGTCTCTTCTTCTAAACTCTGGACGTTGTAATACATCTTTCCTCTCCACACTTCATCATATCAATTTCAACTATTGACATGGATTCTTAAGACCTCGCTCAATAATCTTCAATTATGTCGTGTTTGGatgaaataattataaattcttgagaaattttaaaacgATGGAATCTACCACTCCATCAATTAGAATTCCATAAATTGCAATTTCCATTATTTGGTTGTATTTATTTagaatttgaaatgtgtaataaattaagaagattttaaaaaaaatcacaaatggtacctgaacttatcatcCATAAGTCGTCTATCTTATCGATAGtgcctgaacttcaattttgatcacaaccagtacctgaatttttcgattttatttcaaatggtacctatcactaacttccgttaatgttccgttaaaaactgacatgtgtcaaacatgtgactcatttttcaaggataaatttgcaaaattacccttttttttttgtaatatcacttattttcacttatattgtggatatggctataaaaaatgagactatcaaaaggaaaaactttcaacttcaattaaaaatatatatgaatgacaggaaaaaaaaaattatgaaagttttgataagcttttggttttaaatattttatagtttgtcaaaaaaaaatattttatagttttatttgaaatgttttgtctATATCTATAAAACAATTGTTGAGATCttcttttttaaatttaattttcatAAGAGGGTGGAGatacatttttaattttattttgaacttaTATTTTTATGAACATATTAATTTATCAAAATatctagtaaacaaaattattttaatgGGTACGTATTTTAGTCAAACTAATCTTGAATATAGGTCATGTGTTTTGCACATGTTagtttttaacggaacattAACGGGAGTTAGTGATATGTACCACTTGAAATGAAtttgaaaagttcaggtactggttgtgatcaaaattgaagtttatgtaccatcgataagatggAGGATAAGTTcaagtaccatttgtgataataacccaaattAAAATATTGAAAACGAAAATGACCTTGTTTTTGAAACTAATAAAATAAGAAAAGTAAACTTTTGTAAGGAAATTTGAAATGATACAtattttgatggaaattgaagtgaagaATTCGGACAATCAAttcattcatttctttccatagagaaattcataatttccaagTATAGAATGTTAAATGAGATCATTCATGTTAAGAAGTTATAAACGgcttattttcattttaaatatcatctctttttccttCATCCAAACACATTATTGAGGTGTGTGTTCTTCATCTTGTTTATTATGAGGTGTGTGTTCTTCATCTTGTTTATTATTCTCATGTTTAAAGATTTAAAGGGAACAGTAATAAATTTTTAAGGATTTCCCAACATTTAACATAAGTAATCAATATCGGCATTTACAAAACgtcaacctagtatgaatagtagccttaatatagtcaaataatataatatttcatgattttttagattaagggtattttaggtattttgggttatgtatttagtaaaatattataatggtaaattaaaTGAGTGTTGTATTGAGAAATGGGTGTGTAactgtgtattaagtaattgagggtgtatatttaaaatttctcttttttagaACGTGTGTTCTAACTTATAAATGAAACCTATTATATACACATATCTCACACATTTCTAGTTAATTATATTTATTCCATGGAATGAATAACATTCTACCTCTCTACTCTCTACAAGAGTTTATGTACTAGGGAGTTAAAGAGATGAAGAAATAGAATTACGAAGCTGCAATTCTGATAGAGCCACAATAGGCCAATCAGATGTAT is a window from the Rosa chinensis cultivar Old Blush chromosome 2, RchiOBHm-V2, whole genome shotgun sequence genome containing:
- the LOC112184763 gene encoding trichome differentiation protein GL1; its protein translation is MGSRSHCPRDKHGRKKVAWTAFEDQIVKDYVKNHGAGKWDKLSKETGLKRSGNSVRLRWLNYLRPDINTSSITEYEEDLLIRLHKLLGNRWSLIARRIPGRTENQVKNYWNSTLKKKLSQKNLCEELCNWTLEDSSSPVPTTDQDDPHWTKKNVYEEGQACQG